One region of Salvelinus namaycush isolate Seneca chromosome 3, SaNama_1.0, whole genome shotgun sequence genomic DNA includes:
- the LOC120044329 gene encoding microfibrillar-associated protein 3-like, translating to MSHTQAHSYTLITKCACMVFTLLFASGHAEEITKDGTQNRSLVSIHHLASLPTLRDIVVKEGASTLIECNVTGKPDDIQWYNSKGHVLNAEEGGGKWLIQDMGVLNITTVSFEDRGRYTCIASSSAGTSNYTITLRVAYVHSGLGLYYVIVCLIAFTITMILNVTRLCMVSSHLKKTEKAINEFFRTEGAEKLQKAYEIAKRIPIITSAKTMEWAKVTQLKTMEFARHMEELARSVPLPQTILSCRAFVEEIMETVHTSVGATSLQKAIEPANPEGRGQTCEVQMSAEQQGPAAHGREDGDGVDGTIENSLDIEVSVHPMSKCENEKWAEGDEVSVPMLGPCSSGSVAYESRI from the exons ATGTCACATACACAAGCACACAGTTACACACTGATTACAAAGTGTGCGTGCATGGTCTTCACACTACTCTTTGCCTCTGGACATGCAGAAGAGATCACTAAAGATGGAACACAGAACCGttctctggtatccatccaccACCTTGCCAGTTTACCTACTCTCCGGGATATCGTAGTAAAAGAGGGAGCCAGCACTCTGATTGAGTGCAATGTCACTGGAAAGCCAGATGACATTCAGTGGTACAATTCCAAAGGGCACGTTCTGAATGCGGAAGAGGGAG GTGGGAAATGGCTTATTCAGGACATGGGCGTTTTAAATATTACAACGGTCAGTTTTGAAGACCGAGGCCGGTACACCTGCATAGCCTCCAGCTCGGCAGGGACCTCCAACTACACCATCACCTTACGGGTGGCCTACGTCCACAGCGGCCTGGGCCTGTACTACGTCATCGTGTGTCTCATCGCCTTCACCATCACCATGATCCTCAATGTTACGCGCCTCTGCATGGTCAGCAGTCATCTGAAGAAGACGGAGAAGGCCATCAACGAGTTCTTCCGCACCGAGGGAGCTGAGAAGCTCCAGAAGGCCTACGAGATAGCCAAGCGCATCCCCATCATCACCTCAGCCAAGACTATGGAGTGGGCCAAGGTCACCCAGCTCAAGACCATGGAGTTTGCCCGCCACATGGAGGAGCTGGCCCGCAGCGTGCCACTTCCCCAGACCATCCTCAGTTGCAGGGCCTTTGTGGAGGAGATTATGGAGACGGTGCACACCTCGGTGGGGGCGACAAGCCTCCAGAAAGCTATAGAGCCAGCCAACCCAGAGGGGAGAGGTCAAACCTGTGAGGTCCAGATGTCAGCGGAGCAGCAGGGCCCAGCAGCACACGGCAGAGAGGatggtgatggtgttgatggtaCCATTGAAAACAGCCTGGacattgaagtgtctgtccaCCCTATGTCCAAGTGTGAGAATGAGAAGTGGGCTGAAGGGGATGAGGTGTCTGTACCCATGCTGGGTCCATGCTCCAGTGGGAGTGTGGCTTATGAAAGTCGCATTTAG